A window of Halovivax gelatinilyticus genomic DNA:
GAACCAATGGATGCACCCTGGACATCCGTTATGCGCTCACGGACGTCACCCACATCGGTCGAAACGACCGGTGTATTGCAAGCTAGCGCTTCCTTAACCGTGTTCGGTGATCCTTCTCGTTTAGAGGTTATCAGAACAACGTCTGCAGCGTTCATGTAGTATGGCATCTCCTGATACCGGACGTCTCCAAGGTGATGAAAATGAATTTCACCAACATATTCTCTATTCGCAATCTGCCCAACTTTCGCTGCCAAATCGTAATTCTTAACGTTTCGCTGGGTGCCGTAAGGAAAGAGGATATGTTTCTTGTCCTTGTCCCATCCAACATGGTCTATTGCCGTCTCCCGAGGAATTGGTCTGAAGAATTCGATATCAACACCGTTGGGAAGAACGTGTGTTTTGCAATCGAGTAATTGGTCCATCTTCTCATTTTGAACGATTACCTCATCGGCATAATTTGCACACAGTTTTGCAATTTTTGGGAACTGCCCAAATAGATAATCCCCCATCAAGTCAGAGCCAATGAACGAGACGATTAGTGGTCGAGAAGGCTGGGCGAGAGCAAATGGAAGAGTGAGTCCAGAATAGGAGTGGATTATATCAAAATCATTTTTAATCGACGAATGTAGTATTCTTGGGTAGAATCCCACGGATATGTACGCATAGTAGGGCAAATTATGGCCAACTTTGGGGAATAATCTATTTATTGACTCTTCATTCTCGTTTATATCTGCTAGCGAAACACCACTAGCTGATACTGTTGTGAACTTTACCCCTCTTTTACTCAACCGTTCCACGTGCTGTCTGAAAAATGACGACCTGTTTGTTGTAACAATTGCTTGGACCTTCATATATCAATTTATTTGGCTTTTAGATCACTCACGAATCTGTACCTCTTTCGTCTCGTTGACTTGCATATCGAACAACATTGCGAACATGATGAACATGCTGCCCATCGTGAACAGCATCATACTCGATGCCGCCCTAACGAACAGCGCATCGCCGAGCACAAATTTGGCGTACAGCGACCACATTCCGCCTAACATTCCCAGGGTTACCGTCCCGACCCCGAAGAGGTAGAACAGCGCCAGGGGGTGAAAGTCGAGCACGAGATACTTCGTCTTCAACCGCCAGAGGTAGTTCTTCAACAACATCCCCGAGACTTTTCGGATGTACGTCCGATATTTGATGCTGCTTTCCTCGTCTCCGTACACCGCCGGCATCGCCACGTCCGCCACCCGCATGCCTTTCGCGTTCAGCTTCACCAGCAGGTCGTTACAGTAGCCGTAGTACTCGTACATCGCGTCGATGCCGACGTTCTCGAGCGCGTAGTACGAGATCGCCGTATACCCGTTCTGCGGGTCCATCGTCTTCCAGTAGCCGCTCGAAATCTTCGTCAGGAAGGTCAGAATCGAGTTCCCGAAAAAGCGCCACTTCGACATGCCCTGGCGGTAGTCCCTGTACAGCAGGCGATTGCCCTTCGCGTAGTCGGCTTCGTCCTCGACGATCGGATCGAGGAACTTGTGGAGAATGTCGGGATCCATCTGGCCGTCGCCGCCCATCACGGCGGTGACGTCGATCTCGTCGTCGAGCGCCCGTTTGTAGCCGGTCTTGATGGCGCCGCCGACGCCGCGATTCTCCTCGTGTTGAATGGGGACGACGCAGCGATCGAACCGTTTGGTCGTGACGCCGCCGTCGGTGACCGGTTCCCCGCCGTCCGCGGTCATCGGCTTCTCTTCGATCACCGCGTCTTCGTCGTAGTGTACCGTGACGCTGTCCCGATTCCGTCGATCGGCGTGTCGCTGGATCTCCTCCCAGGTGCCGTCGGTCGAACAATCGTCGATGACGTACACCCGGTCGACGTACCTCGGCATCGTGTCGATCACCTCGCCGACGAACCCCTCCTCGTTGTAGGCGGGCACGACCACGCCGACCGTGTGATCTCTATACACGTCGCTCACCTCGACCGTCACTCATCGTCTCCCACCCCGATCGTGTACACGGATCCATCGATCTCGCCGAGCGCGTCTCGTCCGTCGATGATCACCGGATCGGTATCACCGTTTCGACCGACGGCCGCCCACCGGATCGACTCGAACTCCTCGTGCGGGGTCACCAGGACGACGGCGTCCAGATACCGATCGTACAACTCGTCCAACGCGATCGCCTCCAGGTCGAACGCCTCGACGTCCTCGAGCATCGGATCGACACCGTACACCGTCGCCCCGGCCTCGAACAACTGCTCTGAAATCGGAATCGACGGTGAGGCACGGATCTCCTCGACGCCGGGGCGATAGGTCAAGCCGAGTACCGCGACCGTCGCCTCGTCTACCGAAACCCCGTTCTCGCCCAGCTTCTCGCGAACCTTCTCGACCGTAAACGCGGGCATCGAGTCGTTGACCTCGCGAGCCGTCTCCAACAGCGGCGAATCCGTCTCGAACGGCTCGATCAGGAAGTACGGGTAGTACGGAATGCAGTGACCGCCGACGCCCGGGCCGGGGTCGTGGATGTTGCAGAAGGGCTGGGTGTTCGCGATCTCGATCGCCTCGCGAACCGACACCTCCAGCTCGTCGGTAAAGCGCGCCAACTCGTTCGCGAGCGCGATGTTGACGTCGCGGTACACGCCCTCGAACACTTTCACGCATTCTGCCGTCGTCGCATCGGACGCCTCCAGCACGCCCTTCGAGTTGATCTCCTCGTAGATCAACCGAGCCGCGCGCGTGCTCTCGTCATCGACGCCACCGACGACTTTCGGGTACGCTCCGCGGATGTCCTCTAGCGCCCGACCGGACGACGTCCGCTCCGGACAGAATGCCACGCCGAACTCCCCTAGGTCCAGCCCGGAGATATCCGACAACTGTTCTGCCACCCGATCCCTGGTCGTCCCCGGTGGAACGGTACACTCGACGAGAACCAGATCGCCCGCCTCCAGCCCCGACGCGATATCCGACACGACCGTATCCAGAATCGCCAGGTCGGGCTCCTTCGCGTCAGTGATCGGCGTCGGGACGATGATGACGTGGACCGACGCCGCCGACGCCGCTTCGCGCGGTTCCGTCGTCGCCGACAGCGCCCCCGCCGACACCTGTTCGAACACCAGATCCTCCAACCCGGGCTCGCGTTTGACGTGCGACCCGCCGTCGTTGATCGTCTCGACCACCGACGGATCGACGTCCGCGCCGACGACGTTCCCGCTCGCCTCCGAGAACACGCCGGCCAGCGGCAGGCCCATCTTCCCGAGGCCGTACACCGCCACCGGAACCTCGCCGCCCACGAATGACGCGCGCTGGACGGCCTCCTCTGCGTCCGCGCCGTACAGCGACGACACCGGTTTCGCCATGGCTCGCCCGCCGTCGGTCCGTTCGACTCCGTCAGGGTGCGTTTCGTCGTCAGTCATCGGTCATCATCACCTCTGCATCCGTCGGTTCGTCGGCCGCCTCGTAGCCGCGCGTATCGTCTTCGATCCACTGCGCCACGGCGAGCGCTTCGAGGCCGTCCTCGACGGTCACTTCCGGAACGCCGCCGTCGCGGACGACCTGGCAGAACGACGAAAGCTCTTCGAACAGTGGTTCGGCGTTCGTCACCGACGGTCGCTCGACGATGCTCTCGTGGGTAAAGCGCACCCCGCCGTTTTCCTTGACGTACTCCGGGACCGAGTTGCGGTGGATCTCGACCGACTGGTCGATGTAATCCAGCTCGACGAAACAGTTCTCGGCGGTGATCTCGAGCGTGCGAACCTTCCGCTGGGTTTTCCGACTCGCGATCAGCGTCGCCATCGTCTCGTCGAACTCGAGCAGCGCCGTCGCGTGGCGGTTGCCGTCGACGCCCGTCCCGGAAACCCGATGCGGGGATTCACTGAGTAACGACAGCACGACGTCGATGTCGTGGATCATCAGGTCCATCACGGCGCTGTCGTCGATCGTCCGCGCCGGCGGCGGCCCGAGGCGCTGTGCGCGAACGGAGACCACGTCGAGGTCGTCGATGATCTGTGAAAGCGTCGTCACCGCCGGGTTGAACCGCTCGATGTGGCCCACCTGGACGGGCAGGTCGATGCGGTCGACCATCGCCCGGAGCGCGTCGGCCTGCTCTAGCGTTCCCAGGACGGGTTTCTCGACGAACGCGGCTGCGTCCGCTTCGAGGGCCGCTTCGAGCGTCTCGAAGTGATACCGCGTCGGGACGACGATCGAGACGGCGTCGACGCGTTCGAGTAATTCGTCCCGTGAGTACGCCGCGGTACCGTACTCGTCTGCGATCTCTTCTGCTCGCTCGGCGTCGACGTCGCTCACCCCGACGAGGCGCGCGTTTCGCAGTTCGTTGTAGACGCGCGCGTGGTGTTGTCCCATCGACCCGACGCCGATGACGCCGACGTCGAGGGTCGCCGATCGGTTCGCCCGATTTGGATTCTTACTGGTCATAGTCTGCGATCACCTCGATGATGTGGTCGACGTCCGCCGCGTCCACGCCGGGGTGGACGGGCAGAGAAAGCACCTCGTCCGCCGCGGCTTCCGAAACCGGGGCCGAACACGAGACGTCCGCGTAGGCCGGCTGTTCGTGAATCGGCGTCGGGTAGTAGATGCCCGTGCCAACGCCGTTTTCTTCCAGGTGGGCCGCCAGTCCGTCTCGGTCCGCACACCGAATCGTGTACTGGTGAAACACGTGTCGCGTGTGATCCGGTTCGACGGGCGTCTGCACCCCGGACACCTCTGCTAACCCTTCGGTCAACCGGTGGGCGTTGGCCCGTCGCTGTTCGTTAAAGTCTGCGAGTCGGTCGAGTTGTGCGTGGCCGATCGCCGCGGCGATGGAGGTCATTCGGTAGTTGGTGCCCACCGAGACGTGCTCGTAGCCGCCCGCACCCGCCTCTCGACCGTGATTGATGTACGACCGAAGCGCCGACGCGACGTCCGCCCGATCGGTCGTCACCACGCCGCCCTCGCCCGTCGTCATGTTCTTCGTCGGGTAGAGCGAGAAACACGCCGCGTCGCCGATCGAGCCGACGCGTGCGCCGTCGTAGGCCGCGCCGTGGGCCTGTGCGGCGTCTTCGATGAGCGGGACGTCCAGCTCGTCGGCAAGCGCCACGAGTTCGTCCATCTCGCTCGGCAGGCCGTAGAGGTGGACCGTCATGATCGCGTCGACGTCGGTCTCTCGAACCACGTCTCGCGCCGCGTCGGGGTCCAGATTGAACGTCTCCGGATCGATGTCGGCGAAGACGGGTTCGGCGCCGGTCAGTCGAATCGCGTTCGCCGTCGCGACGAACGAAAACGGCGTCGTCAACACGCGGTCGCCCGGGCCGATGTCGAACGCTTCGAGCGTCGCGTGGAGCGCGGTCGTCCCGTTCGAGGTCGCCACCGCGTGCTCGGTCTCACAAAAGTCGCTAAATTCGGCTTCGAACTCGCGCACTGGGGGTCCGTCCGCGAGCATGCCGCTGTCGAGGACGTCCTCGACCGCCCGTTTCGCCTCCGCTCCGATGTCCGGTGATGCGATGTGTATCATTAAATCTCGTTCGGGGGTTGCAGTTTGGCGGGAAGCGAGCGATGCGTTGCGGGGGCCCCAACTGCGAGCGTCTCCGGCGGCACGTCTTCGGTGACGATCGCGCCGGCGGCGACGAACGAGCCTTCGCCGACGGTGACGCCGGGGAGGATCGTCGCGTTGGCGCCGACCGAGACGCCGTCTTCGAGCGTCGGTCCCTCGAGGCTGACGTCCTGGCGGATGGGGTACGGATCGTTCGTCAACACGGCGTACGGTCCGAGAAAGACGTCGTCGCCGATGGTCGTGTCCGAGGGAATGTAGACGCCCGATTGGATACTCACGTTCTGGCCAACCGTCGTCCGACCGTCGATCACCGCGTTCGTCCCGACGAGCACGTTGTCGCCGAGTTCGGTCAACTCGCGGATCAACGCGTAGTGACCGGTCTGACAGCCGGCTCCCATCACGACGTCGTCGTAGACGATCGTCCCGGCCCGTATCGTCGACTCCGCCCCGATCGCGGGTGGCTCCGTGTCGTCGCCGTAGGCGTAGCCGACGGTCGCCCCGTCGTCGATCGTGCAATCGCCTTCGAGTGTCGCGTTCGCACTCATGTATACACCCTCGCCTCGACACACCGTGGCTGATCACCACTAGAAACACCCGTTACTCCCACACCCCCGCGTCCGCTATCCATTCTCACCACCTGAATTCAGATAGTCAATCATATTATATTTAACGGCCGACGTTTTTCTCACGTGTTTGCGCCGAGGGCTCGCCCACGCTTTCTGTTGTGTATTCACCAGTTTCGGGTTAAAGTCCCGTCGGTACGACTGTCTGTCGGGTCGCCCGGATCGAGCGGCTGAATCGCCGCGTACTCCGCGCTCACGTCTGGGGGTCGTTTGCATGGGTTCTCCGCCCGGGTTCGTCTGGTGTCCACGCTCGCTCTCGCCCGACGAGCGGTGGAATGCGCCGTTCTCGGCGGCCCTGAACCGAGTCAGTGCCATCTAGTTGCCGATACCACAAATACCTATCATAGTCCGCTCGTGATAGTCCGAAACTTGTGGGGGTCTCTCGGGCGACACCACCCCGTTTCTCGCCGATACTAATTAGTGTTAGCGTTCCACATCTGGTAGTACCATACTCACTACCTAACGCGACCGTCGAGCCGTCGCGACGGCGTTCGATCGAGACGAGAGAACGTCGTAGTCGCGATCTGCGGTTCGGCCCGCCCGACGAATTGCCGGTGGAGGGTTGTCAGTCGTCGATCCGGGCGCGAACGGTGTCTTGGGTCACCGTTACGTGGCAGCCGTTGTACGGAACCGTCACTGAAGCCTCCGTGATGGTGTCGCTATTGTTCCGATCGGCGAGTAGCTCGTCCAGGTATTCTGGATCGATCGTGTGGTACAACGGGTTCAGATCGAGGATGGACGAGTCGGTGAGTGTTGCGACGACGTGGACGACCGCTTCGCTCGGGCGTTCGTCCGGATCGAGTTCGTAGCTGAAACTCCCGGTTTGGGTCGAATCGGTCGGTTCGGCCGGCGTGGTATCGTCAGTCATTATTCGTGAACAGGTGGCGTTGGGTGTCGTCGGTTTGGTAATCGAGGTGGTCGATGCGGGGTCCGAGCAGTTCGCGTACGAGAACGACGAGCGGGTTCGTCTCCCCGCTACCGACGAGCGCAATCTCTTCGGGAGCGCCCTGCTCGGACGGCGGTTCGGTGAGGATCGACAGCATGACGTTCCGTCGATCGACGAGAATGAGCCGACCCACTCGCGGATAGGTCGGTGTATTGAGCCAGTCGAGTTGTGGCTCCCACACCGTCGCTTCTGGGAGTCCCTCTCGACACCGTCTCCGAACGATCTCGTTCTGCGAGCCGATAGAAATCGTCACGTTTCGATCGATGGCGCGGCGTCCGTGTCGCAGACACTCGTCTTCGAGGAGGTCGGTGGTCGCGTACAGTGCGAACAGCTCCGACTCGGCTTCGCCGGCCAGCTTTCGACCGTATTCGACGGCCGAATCGAGTCCTTCGATCACGCCCACTTCGTCCTCGTCGCCCTCGTGACCGGGTGGCAGGTGGGTCACCAGCGTGGCGAGCGGTCCCTCGTTCGACCACTCCACCACGGACGCCGGTGACGCTTTCTGGGAGACGCGATTCCCCGTCCGGTCGTATTCGATCAGATCGACCTCCGCCAACTTCGGCAATCGGTTGTGGTGCAGTTCGAACAACTGGGTGTCGAGTGCGTCGTCGTAGGTTGCGCCACTGACGACGTTCACGTCACGAGCCACGATCTCCTCCGCTAATTCGGTGACGTGGAGGGTGCCGTCCGTCTCGGTGAGGATATCGCAGATCGTGCGATTTCGGCCGTCACAGAGGAGTCGAAGTTGATCTTCGGTGCGCGGATCGAGACCCATACCC
This region includes:
- a CDS encoding Gfo/Idh/MocA family protein, which encodes MTSKNPNRANRSATLDVGVIGVGSMGQHHARVYNELRNARLVGVSDVDAERAEEIADEYGTAAYSRDELLERVDAVSIVVPTRYHFETLEAALEADAAAFVEKPVLGTLEQADALRAMVDRIDLPVQVGHIERFNPAVTTLSQIIDDLDVVSVRAQRLGPPPARTIDDSAVMDLMIHDIDVVLSLLSESPHRVSGTGVDGNRHATALLEFDETMATLIASRKTQRKVRTLEITAENCFVELDYIDQSVEIHRNSVPEYVKENGGVRFTHESIVERPSVTNAEPLFEELSSFCQVVRDGGVPEVTVEDGLEALAVAQWIEDDTRGYEAADEPTDAEVMMTDD
- a CDS encoding glycosyltransferase family 4 protein — its product is MKVQAIVTTNRSSFFRQHVERLSKRGVKFTTVSASGVSLADINENEESINRLFPKVGHNLPYYAYISVGFYPRILHSSIKNDFDIIHSYSGLTLPFALAQPSRPLIVSFIGSDLMGDYLFGQFPKIAKLCANYADEVIVQNEKMDQLLDCKTHVLPNGVDIEFFRPIPRETAIDHVGWDKDKKHILFPYGTQRNVKNYDLAAKVGQIANREYVGEIHFHHLGDVRYQEMPYYMNAADVVLITSKREGSPNTVKEALACNTPVVSTDVGDVRERITDVQGASIGSSKQELVDGVISAIDTEECNGREQTRDVCWESVSNDLYKIYESAL
- a CDS encoding DUF7344 domain-containing protein — protein: MGLDPRTEDQLRLLCDGRNRTICDILTETDGTLHVTELAEEIVARDVNVVSGATYDDALDTQLFELHHNRLPKLAEVDLIEYDRTGNRVSQKASPASVVEWSNEGPLATLVTHLPPGHEGDEDEVGVIEGLDSAVEYGRKLAGEAESELFALYATTDLLEDECLRHGRRAIDRNVTISIGSQNEIVRRRCREGLPEATVWEPQLDWLNTPTYPRVGRLILVDRRNVMLSILTEPPSEQGAPEEIALVGSGETNPLVVLVRELLGPRIDHLDYQTDDTQRHLFTNND
- a CDS encoding DegT/DnrJ/EryC1/StrS family aminotransferase, with amino-acid sequence MIHIASPDIGAEAKRAVEDVLDSGMLADGPPVREFEAEFSDFCETEHAVATSNGTTALHATLEAFDIGPGDRVLTTPFSFVATANAIRLTGAEPVFADIDPETFNLDPDAARDVVRETDVDAIMTVHLYGLPSEMDELVALADELDVPLIEDAAQAHGAAYDGARVGSIGDAACFSLYPTKNMTTGEGGVVTTDRADVASALRSYINHGREAGAGGYEHVSVGTNYRMTSIAAAIGHAQLDRLADFNEQRRANAHRLTEGLAEVSGVQTPVEPDHTRHVFHQYTIRCADRDGLAAHLEENGVGTGIYYPTPIHEQPAYADVSCSAPVSEAAADEVLSLPVHPGVDAADVDHIIEVIADYDQ
- a CDS encoding acyltransferase, which encodes MSANATLEGDCTIDDGATVGYAYGDDTEPPAIGAESTIRAGTIVYDDVVMGAGCQTGHYALIRELTELGDNVLVGTNAVIDGRTTVGQNVSIQSGVYIPSDTTIGDDVFLGPYAVLTNDPYPIRQDVSLEGPTLEDGVSVGANATILPGVTVGEGSFVAAGAIVTEDVPPETLAVGAPATHRSLPAKLQPPNEI
- a CDS encoding HalOD1 output domain-containing protein, with translation MTDDTTPAEPTDSTQTGSFSYELDPDERPSEAVVHVVATLTDSSILDLNPLYHTIDPEYLDELLADRNNSDTITEASVTVPYNGCHVTVTQDTVRARIDD
- a CDS encoding glycosyltransferase family 2 protein, whose amino-acid sequence is MYRDHTVGVVVPAYNEEGFVGEVIDTMPRYVDRVYVIDDCSTDGTWEEIQRHADRRNRDSVTVHYDEDAVIEEKPMTADGGEPVTDGGVTTKRFDRCVVPIQHEENRGVGGAIKTGYKRALDDEIDVTAVMGGDGQMDPDILHKFLDPIVEDEADYAKGNRLLYRDYRQGMSKWRFFGNSILTFLTKISSGYWKTMDPQNGYTAISYYALENVGIDAMYEYYGYCNDLLVKLNAKGMRVADVAMPAVYGDEESSIKYRTYIRKVSGMLLKNYLWRLKTKYLVLDFHPLALFYLFGVGTVTLGMLGGMWSLYAKFVLGDALFVRAASSMMLFTMGSMFIMFAMLFDMQVNETKEVQIRE
- a CDS encoding nucleotide sugar dehydrogenase, with amino-acid sequence MAKPVSSLYGADAEEAVQRASFVGGEVPVAVYGLGKMGLPLAGVFSEASGNVVGADVDPSVVETINDGGSHVKREPGLEDLVFEQVSAGALSATTEPREAASAASVHVIIVPTPITDAKEPDLAILDTVVSDIASGLEAGDLVLVECTVPPGTTRDRVAEQLSDISGLDLGEFGVAFCPERTSSGRALEDIRGAYPKVVGGVDDESTRAARLIYEEINSKGVLEASDATTAECVKVFEGVYRDVNIALANELARFTDELEVSVREAIEIANTQPFCNIHDPGPGVGGHCIPYYPYFLIEPFETDSPLLETAREVNDSMPAFTVEKVREKLGENGVSVDEATVAVLGLTYRPGVEEIRASPSIPISEQLFEAGATVYGVDPMLEDVEAFDLEAIALDELYDRYLDAVVLVTPHEEFESIRWAAVGRNGDTDPVIIDGRDALGEIDGSVYTIGVGDDE